A section of the Methanobrevibacter sp. genome encodes:
- a CDS encoding V-type ATP synthase subunit E, producing the protein MSSGTSKIVESIMSEAQGKADLIIQDANTEVSAIQAKAEKTAEAEKTKILENGKKQSDMRYQQIISEAKMNARRAELGAKEEVIEAAFNQAIGELKVKASSGDEEYEDSLSKMIKEAADEIGSDDLIIQLNEADTNKFKQDLSSQGTDSFEIDGINFTLGEPIDAIGGAVLKTTNGDIEVNNTIEARLDRFKSILRSEVAEILFK; encoded by the coding sequence ATGAGCTCAGGCACAAGTAAAATTGTTGAAAGCATTATGTCTGAAGCCCAAGGGAAAGCTGATTTAATCATTCAAGATGCAAATACTGAAGTTTCAGCTATTCAAGCAAAAGCTGAAAAAACCGCTGAAGCTGAAAAAACAAAAATTTTAGAAAACGGTAAAAAACAATCTGATATGAGATATCAGCAAATTATCTCTGAAGCTAAGATGAATGCTCGTAGAGCAGAATTAGGCGCTAAAGAAGAAGTAATTGAAGCTGCTTTTAATCAAGCTATTGGAGAATTAAAAGTTAAAGCTTCTTCTGGCGATGAAGAATATGAAGATTCATTAAGTAAAATGATTAAAGAAGCTGCTGATGAAATTGGTAGTGATGATTTAATTATTCAATTAAATGAAGCTGATACAAATAAATTCAAACAAGACTTATCTTCACAAGGTACAGACTCTTTTGAAATTGATGGAATCAATTTCACATTAGGTGAACCTATTGATGCTATCGGTGGAGCTGTTTTAAAAACCACTAATGGAGATATTGAAGTAAATAACACAATTGAAGCTAGATTAGATAGATTTAAAAGTATCTTACGTAGTGAAGTTGCTGAAATATTATTTAAATAA
- a CDS encoding V-type ATP synthase subunit K (produces ATP from ADP in the presence of a proton gradient across the membrane; the K subunit is a nonenzymatic component which binds the dimeric form by interacting with the G and E subunits), with product MVEIALGTALAAIGAGVAIGFAGLGSGLGQGMAAAGSVGAVAEDNDMFARGIIFSALPETQAIYGFLVAILLLVFSGLLGGGQGLPTEAGIVAIGVGASIGFAGLGSGMGQGMAAASSVGAIVEDNDMFARGIIFSALPETQAIYGFLIAILLMVFGGILG from the coding sequence ATGGTAGAAATTGCTTTAGGTACTGCTTTAGCAGCTATTGGTGCTGGAGTAGCAATTGGTTTTGCTGGATTAGGTTCCGGTTTAGGTCAAGGTATGGCAGCTGCAGGATCTGTAGGTGCAGTTGCAGAAGACAATGACATGTTTGCAAGAGGTATTATTTTCTCTGCATTACCAGAGACTCAGGCTATTTACGGTTTCTTGGTTGCAATCTTATTATTAGTATTCTCAGGATTACTCGGTGGAGGACAAGGTTTACCTACTGAAGCAGGTATTGTAGCTATCGGTGTAGGTGCATCCATCGGATTTGCCGGTTTAGGTTCCGGTATGGGACAAGGTATGGCAGCAGCATCCTCTGTAGGTGCAATTGTAGAAGACAATGATATGTTTGCACGTGGTATTATTTTCTCTGCATTACCAGAGACTCAGGCTATTTACGGTTTCTTGATTGCTATTTTACTTATGGTATTCGGTGGAATCTTAGGTTAA